Part of the Quercus robur chromosome 5, dhQueRobu3.1, whole genome shotgun sequence genome, TGAATCCTTCTCACTGAGCTCTAGACCTGTGGAACCCTTGACAACTCCCCGAGGACTAGCATCAAATTCTCCTTTGAGTTGAGTTGGTCTTTGCAACACTTTACCACTGGGACCCTGTGCACTTTCTTTAATTCCATGTTCACTTTCTTCTGCTTCCACCTTCCTCTTTTGTTCAAGAAAACTATTTGCCTCAGCAGCTGTTCGACAGCCTGCAGCTCGAGCTTCctgcataattatttttacatgATTGTAAAGGCTCTTAGTAAGCTTTTGTCAAGTACTAGTCAGACTTCTTCAGCCTTTGGTAGACATGAATGTTAGAGCTTGGCAAAAAGTGAAAGGAGCATGTAGATCACAAACCCAGTTATTCAtgaatttcaaataaatagcaTTTCTAATGCTCTTAGCTCAAGGTATGTTTTAGGTTCAAATTTTCCAGATGCTAATGAGCTCTAACTCAAAGGACACTTCCTCCTCAGCAAGAATGGATAGAGGGTGAGGTCATGGTTTCAAAACCCAATGGACACCTATGTGGCTATGTAACTtaccaacaaaaagaaaaatcttccaaaaaaacaaaacaagtaaaaagggggaaaataaaaaataaaaaaccttattTGTATCTCGCATGGTTTGTTTCTCTTACCAAACTAAAGTAACTGACAGTAATATCAACAGATAAGATCAAGTGAAAAAAGCATATAGAGGTTCAAGTTCGGGGGCTGCATCACACCTGAAGATCTTGTATTCTTTTGACAATCTGCTGTTCCTCAATAATATTCTTGAGCAATTCATCATGCTCTTCTTTCGAGTGGAACCGCATGAAGACCTTGTAGCGCTgacatatctctctctctttaggtAAGAGGCTCTTCTCCAAAGGGTCAGCATAAAGTAAATTTCTTTCCAATATGAAATCCTTCCTGCGTTTTCTCTCATCAAGCCTGTCAAAAAGTCCAAATACATTTTAATGGGTTATTGGTCAACTAGGGCAACCAACACAATCAGGCATCCCAAAACATTGATAACGAAGGAGTATTAAATAAGAATGACATTTTTTCCATCTGAATGGCAAGGCTTGCTAACTAGCAGCTCAGGATCACTAAAAAGGATCTCAGCCCACTCACCTTCTTAGGGATCACCTGAAGATAAATTAGTCCAGAAGTAGAAAGGGAAGGTAAATTTCACTTGTTACGAGTAGTGACTGAAAAGAGAGCTTTGTATAGGTTGGGTTATGCTGGGTGTTGATGTTTAACTTATTACTAAAAGGGAAATGTTAggaactattttaaaaaatattttattgagagaatgataaaacaataaatgttgttgatagctttttatattttctatgaaagtggtgttaaaactttcatattatagtttattaacaattacccaAAGGGTGTGTTCGTTTGGAGGCAAAATAAGGTGGATGGAAAGCtttggaaagaaaatgagaaggaaaacatttttagagtgtgtttggttgggtgggaaggaaggaaaataaatggtaaGGCCCGAGTGTTTTCTCCTTGGGCCCACCAAAAAGTTCTTTCtccaaaatagaaagaaaactgAAGGGAGAAAATAGGGTTGCTTAATAGACAAAAATGCCCATCTCTAGTTcctttcttattattattattatttttttttttttttgtgctggGCACGTggcctcttttttctttttttttttcttttcttttctggacgttgcatttatttttttcattttttgatttcCTAGGCTGTGGGTGGGCAcgttatctctttctttttttcttttctttactggatgttgcctctttttttttttttgggggggggggggggggggggggctaagGGTGTgatcattgttttgtttttttttatttatttatttatttgtttttaactagacatgattttttttttaaaataaattgggtgattgatttttatttttattttttggtggttgtttgtcactttttttttttttgttttaattggtcatcattttttaacaagggtgtataagtaaatttatacaaactcactttttccatccttccacttttccactttcaaccaaacaaaaaagagagaaattaaaatattttctatccttccactttttcatCCTCCTATCATTTTATATCTTCCCACTTATCCACCCTctaaccaaatggaccctaaggACATCCATTAACATGACTCTTACTAAAAATATGGGGTAGGTTTAATATGTGCAGAATAAAAACTCTCATTGCCACGGATGAGTTTTTATCATGCTACGAGTTTGTCTGAGGTATAGACAGCAATAACAAAGGTGCAGCATGTCTACAGCCCAATGGGCAAAATCTGTTATGCCAAATGTTCCAAATAAGTCataacatattttaatatttcattaaagCTGGAAAATCTAAATGTTATAACAATAATGAGATATTGAACATGCGTGGGTATTATAATTGACTTAGGATCTGTGCCAGAAACCGTAGTTCTCAGGTTCAACAATTTCAAGCTGCTAATGCATTTGATTTGCTGGTAATTACATGCGTCACATAATAGGGGAAAATGGATATATGTTTTGTCATGGCATGTTTTGCTTACTAGACAATAAACTTGCTGCAGCAGACAACAATATGCACCAAAATAAACAATCATTGTCAACTACCAGAGAGCATAAAACATGTGAAACCATGGACAtatctaataaataaatgagtggtaacataaactgaaatttttttccctgtATACTTGGGTACTTTTTGCCTTTGTTCATTGATAAAGTttcattacttaaaaaaataaaaataaaaataattgaaaatgttttgaatGAACTCTAATTTGATGGCCCTTacacaaatattaaattaatcaaTCTTGAACATGTAGCTTAGATTACATATGAGCTCTAACTCTACGAGCAAGGTGAAGGTTGAGATCATGAGTTTGAGACTCATCAGGGGCACATATATAGCTCAGATTCTGGTATGAAGGTCAAACTCAACCCATACTTGAtgtaaaattaaagaaatcaaTCTTAAACATTTAATACCCAGCTTAGTTTGACTCATTATCAGCACTGTCAAGAAGACAGTTGAATCTCAATAAATGGATATCTAGCCCAAGGAAAGAAGAAACAACATACTATTGTGAGATTACAGGTTGCTCTTAAAGGACCATTCATAGATCAAGAGCAATGCCTCAAATCCTTTCATGAGCTAGATTATAGAAGTTCCTTTTGAACTTAATGGCAGATTAatcatattgtttttttttttctttttctacctTATTGATTGATAAATGTAGGCTATCTATCAGCCTTGTCTATACAATtgcttttctatttcttttttttttttctttttttttggtttcacaaAAACTGCACACATTCAAGTAAAAACATGGTTACCTTTTTGAGTAGATACGCAACACTCGCAATTTCAATTCGCGATCAGCAGCAGAGTCAGTATTCTTGAATTCCATATCCGCCAATATCTGCTCTGCATCATTATCATATTCAATCTCAAACTCCTGCCTCTTGAAGTTATAGCCACTCAACTCTGTCATAGAAGGTCCCTCATCCCCTGGAACCCTAGGCTTTTTCTCACCAATGCTCCTGTCTGACTGAAATTCTGcaaaattattaagaaaaaaaaatgtattaagtGTAGcttgcaaaaatgaaatattcatGTTCTCTTCACCAACTCATCTCCTgataaacaaacacacacacactctctctctctcccctcccACCCCCAAGTTTTGGATATGCAATCTGTATACATATCAATCTAAAAATATTAGTTtagtttaatgttttttttatttatttattattattataactgaatgtaattcaacaaaagaGGTCAAGCCTTGGTGCAATGACAAGTGCCTTCCACCAAAAGCGATAGGTTGCAGGTTCAAATCTAGGAATTTGCCTCCAACATATTGGGGGTAAGGCTACGTATCATGACCTCTCCTAGACCCCGCAAAAGCGAGCTTTGTGCACTGTGCACAACCTAATGTGATTCAACAAAACCTTTATTCAAAATGAACCCTCAACTTTTCTCATTGTAGATGAGCAAAGAAGTTCTTTGGCTGATCATATTATTGAGTATCCACATACTTGAATAATGTCTCCAGCAACCAAATTACTTCTACATATCAGCTTTTTACAGGAAAGCCATTTAAATGGAAGGTGccaaataaattattacaagaATTTCCATCAAGCAGAAAGCAGTATGCAAGCAATGATTGCAACTAATAGTAAAATACAGAAAGCCTACCTTCCATTTTAATTCCATCCTTGATCTGGGAGTTGTTGGAAGCCTTCTTTATCACACTGGAGAATGTGTTGCCACTACTTGAACCCAAACCTTTGCCTGTTTCTGTGCCAAATATGTTTATACTTTTGTCAATCATAACTccaaaaacattataaaaaataaataaataaaataaaaagagaagaagaagtaacTAAGGGCAAGTATGAATGTACAGATTACCTAATTTTCTAAACTGCCACAAGTTTAAACATAATATAGATGTGAGGGGTAAATCAGTCAAAATGTATTAGaaaatttacataaataatGGGTGAAACTTAGGTTCCATTCCTTAGGTGTTGTACCTTATGTTACCATATTAAATTAAACTGTGTGATTGTAATGGCCAATAAGTCGTGTGGttgaattaaattatttttgggaAACATTACACGTTTGAACTGCATTGGTCAATGCAAACATGTAGTTGAATTTTATTGTGGAAACGAAGATACAGCACCCAAGGAATTGTACCTAAACTCTATCCATAaataatatgtattttgttaGGGTGCTTTAATTAGTTTTGATACATTCCTATAGATATTTATCCTCAGACTTCAAATCAGAAAGACAATGAAGAacattgacaaaaaataaaattcaataagCCCCCAACAGATTTTTGCTGTGTTCTTTAAATCTACCTGTAGCTTTCCTTTGAGTATGCTTCAAATCCTCATTTTTGCTAACAGAATTCTATCTCCAACAGAAGCATCttctaaataaaattcatcaaatttacagccttttccttctctctctctctctctctctctctctctctctctctctctctctctctctctctctctctctctctctctatctatatatatatatatatatatatgcacatatATTTAGTGCAGCTCTTTATTTATAGGGTATGAGGTAGTAGAGCTTGATTTCTCAGCCAATCAGATTCTGTTTGTGACCTAATTAACCTTTTCCCCCACCAATCAGATTGTGTTTATCCTTATCTAGATGACCCTCTCATCTATTAACTTTATTTTCTGATAAACTAGCACTTGCTGCCAACAGAAATCACTTCATCCAGAACAATATTCTCAGCTCCCATGTCCTCTAAGAGTATATCAACAAGTGACCTTTGTCTCCTGAACATATCTGGAACTTATGGGACCCAAAATGGAcatatttttttgcttaaaaatctCCAGCAACGGGCTTGGAACTAGGCCCATATTTTAAATGGAAACAGGGCATATCTTTGGACCTTTCAAGGCTCCTTTTTAATGGCCAATGCTGCCTTGTTAAACCATTTACACTCCAGGCCCTTAGCTTTAAACTTTATCTTTGATCTTTGAAGGCTTATTTGGACTGTTTTAAGACTAGTGGACTTATTCCAGAAATTACAATTTAGCTGCCAATAATCAGCTACAACAAATCTGAACCTCCTTCCGGATCCCTCAGATCAAACAAGACCACCAATCCTATCAGCTGCAATTGTATAGACCACATCCATCAACCAGATCTCGAATTTCCTCAACTTAATTCCTTTTCATTTGAGCAAATTAAGCAATGAAACACAGCTATTAATTTACATTATTGTGTGAGTTAATTTTGGGACAGCCAACAggcacaaaagaaaaatcatgatAAACAGCAACCCTCAAGATATTGACTACTCTACCTGATGTTAAGCTAGATGAGGATTGCCAAGCTGGACCTTCTTTTGATTCGTCAGATCTGATGAAACAAGACACGAATTAGCAAATTAGAATCACAAAGCTAAATTGAAACATAACTATAGAGTTATGAAGGTGACAATACCTGACTCTAGCTGAGAATGAAGACTCTTCTTTCAGCGTAAGCTCCCCAACATTAGGAATTTCTGTggcaaataaaagaaaaagtcgACAGCCATAACACAcctatttttttgataagtaataaattttattgaacccaaaaaaattaagtgcACAGGTAGTATACTAGATGAAGATCACATCTAAGCTTTGCCAGTACAAATATCAATAAATTCTAACAAGTTTGAGAAAGAGAAGATTAATAACACACATAATAATACTTTGTATTATAAGAGTAAAATTCACACAACTccttagaaacaaaaaaataaaataaaataaaaaggtatgCTTTTGAAGTAACACTTAAATTGAGCAACAGAAATATGACAGTAAACACATATCCTACTTAAGCATGCACAGaactgcaaaaaaaattttcttaaattattatataatattgttGAAAAATGTAAGCCACCATAGGATTCATAGTAATacaatacccaaaaaaaaggcttttttgggataagtaatatacttttattgaaaaaaaatgaagctacCTTATCCATACAGAACATATGCATAATATAGCCAAAATAATTATGCACAAAAATAGGGATTGCATACAGAAAGAAAGGACACCAATGAAATCAACAACATTGTCAAAATTATTAGGTCCTAAGACACCAGACCATtcaaacaaagtcctaatagAAGATGACTTCAGTTAGACCACCAAGACATTTATGCCTTCAAATGTACAAtgattcctctctctctctctctctctctctctctctctctctctctctctctctccacaatATCCACCCAACAAGCATACTGGGGTTAAATTCCAAATAAACAAGTATTTACCAAACCGATTCCTCCAACCTCTGTAACAACTTTCCTCAGGATCACCCGATAGACACCAAACATAAAGAAGACAAAATCCCACAGATCATGTGCATCTGCACGAGCAACAACGGGTGgtttacaatctccccatttcTCCTACATATACAGCACCAATTAAACATGCTATAGCTCTCTTCATAAGATTATAACaccaaatgcttttccaaggtAAAACTGCATTAGTGGAGCCTTGCAAAACCTCATAGTATGAGCAAACATTAAATCTACCATTTCCATTCAGACTCCAAATCAATATATTAGGGCCCTCTACTTGGCGTGTTGGAATGCAAAGCCTCCATCAATGAATCCACTGCTAACTCTTAATCATTGATGTCTAATAAATCTAATATTGATCCTCCCAAACTCATATTTTCTTTCTACAGTAATTGAATTGCCTCCTTCAACAGACTCACCATAGTTTTAACCTCATGGTGACCCAGATATGTCACTGGTTCAAACATCAACTGAGCTCTGAATTGGGAAGGTGGCTATTGCTTCTTGCCTCTGTCTTGTCCTCTCTAATAACCAATGATAGCTGAGAAACCATTGAAAAGGCCTTCGCTTCTTCCAAACCTAAAGCCTGTTCCTCTGTTTCAAGAGAATTCTCAAGCAAGTCATCTGTTGACCCAATCCCCTTACTCACTTCACTACATGGACCCAGGTCAATCCAGTCATAAGCCCCCAGCATGAGAGCTGAGAAACCACCAGCAAAGCTTTCGCTTCTTCCACACCTAAAGCACATTCCTCTGTTTCAAGAGAATTCTCAAGCAAGCTATCCGTTGACCCAATCCCCTTACTTCACTACTTGGATCCAGGTCAATCCGGTCATAAGCCCCCAACATGGGATTCTTATCTTTGGGATCAGGCTCATTGGGCCTGAGCATGTTCAACTGGAGATTTGAACCCTTTTTAATGGTTCAGTTGAGAATGTGCTTTGCATTAGCTATCTAAAGTACTTCAGTTGTGGAGCTTTGTGCTTTAAGAATTATTTACCAACACTAATTAAAATAGTCAAATCTCATCATGCAAAATCACTAAAATAAGTGCTACAAGTCAGCAATAGTCAATGGAATATAGGCAAACTAACCTTTTTTGACTTCACCATGCCCTCTAGACATAGCAAGGAGCTCCTCCCTGCTTTTTCCCATAACATGCGACATATCCTAGGTACATAAATTACAACTTTTTAgcatattaatttttatgcaCATGTaggtatgtatgtatgtatgtatgtatgtatgcacTTATTTACGTACAtacatatgtatgtatgtagtGTTCATATGCATGCATATATCAAAACTTGCTTACCGGGAGAGGAAAGCATGGAGAATTCATGTACACAGCATTATAGTGGTCAATACATTGTGATCTTCTTTTTGTTCCAACATGTTCAGAAACTTCAGTCCAGTTACCAAATCCATACATTTCAATTCCCTAAAAATAATACACATTAACCACCCAAACATCAAGGACAATGACATTGTAGATTCATGAAAGATTATTAGCAGCATTTACCAAAACAactaaataaaacataatattGTTTCAGTGATACGTGAACTTGGTATGTAAACAAATTACCTCCAGAAGTAACATCTCTTCGTCTACATTCCAGTCCGAACACAAAAGTGGGAAAGCGAGATTGTCCTGCCAAGCAAAATGTTTTTCCCCCCTTAAACAAGATATACATGAATAATAACAAAGGCAGTATGGCATTTCCATTTTCATTTCATAGTGAaccaaaacataaaacacaTTTATAGTCCATCTCCTAATCATTCTATTACTCCAAATTAGCTCCTATTTGCACTCCTAAAAAGGTTTTGCACACTCAttcttaaaatagataaagGAAATGGCATTATTCTTTAGACTGGAATTTAAAATACTCCAAGAGAAAGAAATTTATCCTTTGCAGCACTATTGCTTCATT contains:
- the LOC126726719 gene encoding transcriptional adapter ADA2-like isoform X1, whose product is MGRSRAVSHLSEEDPNQRSKRKRPTTITTTTTTSNTSNAASASNAETTETATPTGKLALYHCNYCNKDISGKIRIKCVMCPDFDLCIECFSVGAEVTPHKSNHPYRVMDNLAFPLLCSDWNVDEEMLLLEGIEMYGFGNWTEVSEHVGTKRRSQCIDHYNAVYMNSPCFPLPDMSHVMGKSREELLAMSRGHGEVKKEIPNVGELTLKEESSFSARVRSDESKEGPAWQSSSSLTSETGKGLGSSSGNTFSSVIKKASNNSQIKDGIKMEEFQSDRSIGEKKPRVPGDEGPSMTELSGYNFKRQEFEIEYDNDAEQILADMEFKNTDSAADRELKLRVLRIYSKRLDERKRRKDFILERNLLYADPLEKSLLPKEREICQRYKVFMRFHSKEEHDELLKNIIEEQQIVKRIQDLQEARAAGCRTAAEANSFLEQKRKVEAEESEHGIKESAQGPSGKVLQRPTQLKGEFDASPRGVVKGSTGLELSEKDSSSAMQAISSDLDKWDITGFVGADLLSETEKQLCGEIRILPAHYLNMLQIISVEILKGNVTNRSDAHGLFKVEPSKVDRVYDMVVKKGIVQA
- the LOC126726719 gene encoding transcriptional adapter ADA2-like isoform X2, whose amino-acid sequence is MGRSRAVSHLSEEDPNQRSKRKRPTTITTTTTTSNTSNAASASNAETTETATPTGKLALYHCNYCNKDISGKIRIKCVMCPDFDLCIECFSVGAEVTPHKSNHPYRVMDNLAFPLLCSDWNVDEEMLLLEGIEMYGFGNWTEVSEHVGTKRRSQCIDHYNAVYMNSPCFPLPDMSHVMGKSREELLAMSRGHGEVKKEIPNVGELTLKEESSFSARVRSDESKEGPAWQSSSSLTSGKGLGSSSGNTFSSVIKKASNNSQIKDGIKMEEFQSDRSIGEKKPRVPGDEGPSMTELSGYNFKRQEFEIEYDNDAEQILADMEFKNTDSAADRELKLRVLRIYSKRLDERKRRKDFILERNLLYADPLEKSLLPKEREICQRYKVFMRFHSKEEHDELLKNIIEEQQIVKRIQDLQEARAAGCRTAAEANSFLEQKRKVEAEESEHGIKESAQGPSGKVLQRPTQLKGEFDASPRGVVKGSTGLELSEKDSSSAMQAISSDLDKWDITGFVGADLLSETEKQLCGEIRILPAHYLNMLQIISVEILKGNVTNRSDAHGLFKVEPSKVDRVYDMVVKKGIVQA